One genomic segment of Prochlorococcus marinus str. MIT 0919 includes these proteins:
- a CDS encoding S4 domain-containing protein: MTEKRIKKIIAESGFCSRREAEKFIRQNKVLVNGKIAKLGNKANQNIDTIIVDNFSIPKSIPRKVFLINKPKGVICSCKDPHGRKTIINLLPRDLRE; encoded by the coding sequence ATGACTGAAAAACGTATTAAAAAAATAATCGCCGAGTCTGGCTTTTGTTCTAGGCGAGAGGCCGAGAAGTTTATAAGACAAAATAAAGTTTTAGTAAATGGAAAGATAGCAAAGCTAGGCAATAAAGCCAACCAAAATATAGATACCATAATCGTAGATAATTTTTCTATTCCTAAAAGTATTCCTCGAAAAGTATTTTTAATAAATAAACCTAAAGGGGTAATATGTAGCTGTAAAGACCCTCATGGAAGGAAGACTATAATAAACTTACTTCCAAGAGACCTAAGGGAGTGA
- a CDS encoding pseudouridine synthase, which yields MYPIGRLDYQSKGAILITNDGELTLRLTHPRYSHTKTYHAWVKGIPCNETIKSWAEGVILESKRTRTACLKVVKTMKHKHFLKSN from the coding sequence ATGTATCCTATAGGGAGGTTAGATTATCAAAGTAAAGGTGCTATTTTAATTACAAATGACGGCGAATTGACTCTTAGATTAACACACCCTAGGTATAGTCATACTAAAACTTATCATGCATGGGTAAAAGGAATACCATGTAATGAAACAATCAAAAGTTGGGCTGAGGGTGTAATTCTTGAAAGCAAAAGAACTCGAACAGCATGTCTAAAGGTTGTCAAAACTATGAAGCACAAACACTTCTTAAAATCGAATTAA
- a CDS encoding ribose-phosphate pyrophosphokinase: protein MTSFLTAASTEQENISHDTRRLRIISGTSNPALSKEIAAYIGIPCVPLVSKRFADGELYIQIQQSIRGCDVFLIQPTCAPVNDSLMELMIMVDACKRASASQITAVIPYYGYARADRKTAGRESITAKLTANLLVKSGVDRVLAMDLHSAQIQGYFDIPCDHIYGSPVLVDYLSTKNLNEIVVVSPDVGGVARARAFAKQMKDSPLAIIDKRRSAHNVAESLTVIGEVANKTAILIDDMIDTGGTICAGAELLREEGAKRVIACASHAVFSPPAYSRLSQPGLFEQVIVTNSIPVLDNNKFEQLKVLSVANMLGEAIWRIHEESSVSSMFR, encoded by the coding sequence GTGACTAGTTTTCTCACCGCAGCTAGCACTGAACAAGAGAATATTAGCCACGACACTAGAAGGCTTCGGATAATAAGTGGCACATCAAATCCTGCTTTGTCCAAAGAAATAGCTGCCTATATTGGCATACCTTGCGTGCCACTGGTATCTAAGAGATTTGCAGATGGAGAGCTTTATATTCAAATACAACAATCAATTAGAGGATGTGATGTATTTCTAATTCAACCAACATGCGCCCCTGTCAATGACAGCCTAATGGAGTTGATGATTATGGTAGATGCTTGCAAGAGGGCATCAGCCAGTCAGATTACCGCAGTCATACCTTATTACGGATATGCAAGAGCTGATAGGAAAACGGCTGGTAGGGAGTCAATAACTGCCAAGTTGACGGCAAATTTGCTTGTCAAATCAGGTGTTGACAGAGTTCTTGCTATGGATCTCCATTCAGCTCAAATTCAGGGATATTTTGATATCCCATGTGACCACATTTATGGCTCACCCGTATTAGTTGACTATTTATCGACTAAAAATCTAAATGAAATAGTTGTTGTATCACCAGACGTTGGAGGTGTTGCAAGGGCAAGAGCTTTTGCAAAACAAATGAAAGATTCACCTTTGGCAATAATTGACAAGAGAAGATCAGCTCATAATGTTGCTGAAAGCCTTACTGTTATAGGAGAAGTTGCAAACAAAACCGCCATTCTTATTGATGACATGATTGATACTGGTGGAACAATATGTGCAGGTGCAGAATTGTTAAGGGAAGAGGGCGCAAAAAGAGTTATAGCTTGCGCTTCCCATGCAGTTTTTTCACCGCCTGCTTACAGCAGACTGTCTCAGCCAGGCTTATTTGAACAAGTAATTGTGACTAATAGTATTCCAGTGCTAGATAACAACAAGTTTGAACAATTAAAAGTTTTATCTGTAGCAAATATGCTAGGAGAAGCAATATGGAGAATACACGAAGAAAGTTCTGTTAGCTCAATGTTTAGATAA
- a CDS encoding ABC1 kinase family protein, whose amino-acid sequence MRYNPKRDFAWLIVQPWIWIPRLLQIIGSITIFIISFLIHSGSKDLKKQKQLAKDLLKRLTNLGPCFIKVGQALSTRPDLISKDWLEELTKLQDDLPAFEHAKAIQIIEKELGNNINNLFKIFPSEPIASASLGVVYKAQLKNNTYVAVKVQRPGLSYIIRRDIVIIKLLSFFVGPLLPLNLGFSLSEIIDEFGISLFEEIDYGKEADNAERFALLFSKNPSIRIPMVERMYSSDIIITTSWIEGIKLKDRSYLKENEIDPTAIIKTAVTSGIQQLLEFGYFHADPHPGNMFALKSKSGASGLLAYIDFGMMDSISETDRITLTGAIVHLINKDFLSLSKDFQKLGFLSLNQNLENIVPVLREVLGSVITKEVNSFNLKSITDKFSELMFEYPFRVPARFALIIRAVVSQEGLALKLDPSFKILRFAYPYIAKRLLIDQNEEMLGILMDVIFDNEDNIRVDRLEGLLEVLTEDTRNPGLELLPVARDSLKLLISAKGSKIRRKFLLSIIKDDKLNTSDVKNLLKLVHNKFNLSSLFKGIIKESNAITI is encoded by the coding sequence ATGCGTTATAACCCTAAACGAGATTTTGCATGGTTGATAGTCCAACCATGGATATGGATACCAAGGCTCTTACAAATAATTGGCTCAATAACTATTTTTATAATTAGTTTCTTAATACATAGTGGAAGTAAAGATTTAAAAAAGCAGAAACAACTAGCAAAAGACCTCTTAAAAAGACTTACAAATCTAGGTCCATGTTTTATAAAAGTTGGCCAAGCCCTTTCTACAAGGCCAGATTTAATAAGCAAAGACTGGCTAGAAGAACTAACAAAACTTCAGGACGACTTGCCAGCTTTCGAGCACGCAAAAGCAATTCAAATAATTGAAAAAGAACTTGGGAATAATATAAACAATCTTTTTAAAATATTTCCAAGCGAACCAATTGCATCAGCAAGTCTTGGTGTTGTTTATAAAGCACAATTAAAAAATAATACTTATGTAGCTGTTAAAGTACAAAGGCCAGGCTTAAGCTATATCATTAGAAGAGATATAGTTATAATAAAATTACTAAGTTTTTTTGTTGGTCCATTATTACCCTTAAACCTGGGATTTAGTTTAAGTGAAATAATAGATGAATTTGGCATAAGCTTGTTTGAGGAAATTGACTATGGAAAGGAAGCAGATAACGCTGAAAGGTTTGCATTACTATTCTCTAAAAATCCATCAATACGTATACCTATGGTTGAACGTATGTATTCCTCAGATATTATAATTACAACAAGTTGGATAGAAGGTATAAAACTAAAAGATAGAAGTTACTTAAAAGAAAACGAGATAGACCCCACAGCCATAATAAAAACTGCTGTAACGAGTGGTATACAGCAGTTACTCGAATTTGGTTATTTTCATGCAGATCCCCATCCTGGGAATATGTTTGCACTAAAGTCAAAATCTGGCGCGTCAGGTCTTCTTGCTTATATAGATTTCGGAATGATGGATTCAATTTCCGAAACAGATAGAATAACTCTAACTGGAGCCATCGTTCATCTCATAAATAAAGATTTCCTCTCCCTTTCGAAAGATTTTCAGAAACTAGGTTTTCTTAGCCTAAATCAAAATCTAGAAAATATAGTCCCTGTTCTAAGGGAAGTTTTAGGTAGTGTTATAACTAAAGAAGTTAATTCTTTTAACCTTAAAAGCATAACTGACAAATTCTCAGAATTAATGTTTGAATACCCCTTTAGAGTGCCTGCTCGTTTTGCGTTAATTATTAGAGCTGTAGTAAGTCAAGAAGGTCTTGCTCTAAAGCTTGACCCAAGCTTTAAAATTCTAAGATTTGCTTATCCCTACATAGCAAAAAGACTATTAATTGATCAGAATGAGGAAATGCTAGGAATCCTAATGGATGTGATTTTTGATAATGAGGATAATATACGTGTAGATAGACTTGAAGGCTTACTTGAAGTGTTGACTGAAGATACAAGAAATCCAGGATTAGAGTTACTTCCTGTAGCAAGAGATAGCCTCAAATTGCTTATAAGTGCAAAAGGCTCAAAAATAAGGAGAAAGTTTCTTCTTTCTATTATTAAAGATGATAAACTTAATACTTCAGACGTAAAAAATCTTCTGAAGTTAGTTCATAACAAATTCAACCTATCCTCTTTATTTAAAGGTATAATTAAGGAGTCTAATGCAATTACTATTTGA
- a CDS encoding helix-turn-helix domain-containing protein, with amino-acid sequence MESNKQRLYELGNIIKEKRESLGFPRSELAVKTKVSVTIIQALENGWFSQLPKTKYLPKMIIRLGKELGIETSVLNDLLADEISNSKEKNMPFFTPSSIDIFTTWQGSLFYLIAILISFLLINKYHTYLSENQAHTNIPIILE; translated from the coding sequence ATGGAAAGCAACAAACAAAGGCTTTACGAATTGGGTAATATCATAAAAGAGAAGAGGGAGTCCTTAGGCTTTCCTAGGAGTGAACTTGCTGTTAAAACTAAGGTTTCGGTAACAATAATACAAGCTTTAGAAAATGGTTGGTTTTCCCAACTGCCTAAAACAAAGTATCTGCCAAAGATGATTATTAGGCTAGGCAAAGAGCTTGGTATTGAAACTAGTGTATTAAATGATCTTCTAGCAGATGAAATAAGTAATTCCAAAGAAAAAAACATGCCTTTTTTTACACCTTCTAGCATAGATATATTTACAACATGGCAAGGAAGTTTGTTTTATCTTATTGCTATTCTAATCAGTTTTTTATTAATAAATAAATACCACACTTATCTTTCGGAGAATCAAGCACATACAAATATTCCCATAATATTAGAGTAG
- a CDS encoding cAMP phosphodiesterase codes for MLFLLLALLCLAPYSVAAKNKTKPATTEDTSLYRGLGGTYICNARAAGIEFPKAVGIAAATYVQVLEGRHGGVIKSVSKKRLEREQLFTGAEFQLVIAAMDFCPDQVPDEVKEKVKSTLDKELKKKNK; via the coding sequence ATGCTTTTCCTTTTGCTTGCTTTACTTTGCCTTGCCCCATACTCAGTTGCTGCTAAAAATAAAACAAAACCTGCAACCACAGAAGATACCTCTTTGTATAGGGGGTTAGGTGGCACATATATATGTAATGCAAGAGCTGCAGGTATAGAATTTCCTAAGGCTGTGGGAATTGCAGCAGCAACATATGTGCAAGTTTTAGAAGGCAGACATGGAGGGGTAATTAAGAGTGTTAGCAAGAAAAGATTGGAAAGAGAGCAATTATTTACTGGAGCAGAATTTCAGTTAGTAATAGCAGCAATGGATTTTTGCCCTGATCAAGTACCTGATGAAGTTAAAGAAAAAGTCAAGTCTACTCTTGATAAAGAGTTAAAGAAAAAGAATAAGTAA
- the zwf gene encoding glucose-6-phosphate dehydrogenase, whose translation MPITNPLRIGLRQERVISPQCLVIFGASGDLTHRKLIPALFELFKQRRLPSEFAIIGCARRPWTDEVFRQKMASSLENKIINNTKEWEEFCSNLFYEPVDLQHSEDVIKLAKRLEDIDRLKATHGNRTFYLSVSPKFYANGCKSLANAGLLNDPKRNRVVIEKPFGRDYSSAQTLNQLVQNCALESQIFRIDHYLGKETVQNILVLRFANTIFEPIWNRNYISNIQITSAETVGVEDRAGYYESSGALRDMVQNHLTQMLAITAMEPPGHFDPEAIRNEKAKVLQAAHLANELEPWKCCVRGQYSKGGNKANPIAGYRQEPGVDPNSTTETYVAMKLFIDNWRWQGVPFYIRTGKRLAKRTSEVVLTFREAPVHLFDAAGGSPTSNQLILRIQPNEGAEFRFEVKSPGSGMRSRPVEMEFSYDESFGEPSDEGYVRLLADAMLGDPTLFTRSDEVEAAWRLYTPLLELIEDSPWQLPIYQYEARTWGPAESDALLAKDQLLWRRP comes from the coding sequence ATGCCGATTACAAATCCTTTAAGAATAGGACTCAGGCAAGAAAGAGTTATTTCTCCACAATGCCTGGTGATTTTTGGGGCAAGTGGGGACCTTACTCATAGGAAATTGATACCTGCTTTGTTTGAACTTTTCAAGCAAAGGAGATTGCCAAGTGAATTTGCAATTATTGGGTGTGCAAGAAGGCCATGGACCGATGAAGTATTCCGTCAAAAGATGGCTTCATCGCTTGAAAATAAAATTATAAATAACACTAAAGAATGGGAAGAATTTTGCTCAAATCTTTTCTATGAGCCTGTAGACCTGCAACATTCAGAAGATGTAATAAAATTAGCTAAAAGATTGGAAGATATTGATCGTTTAAAAGCAACTCATGGTAATAGAACTTTTTATCTTTCTGTTTCGCCTAAGTTCTACGCAAATGGCTGCAAATCACTTGCGAATGCAGGTCTATTAAATGATCCCAAAAGAAATCGTGTAGTAATAGAAAAACCTTTTGGACGTGATTACAGTAGCGCTCAAACTCTTAATCAACTAGTGCAAAACTGTGCTCTAGAAAGTCAAATTTTCAGAATAGATCATTATCTTGGGAAGGAAACTGTTCAAAATATCTTAGTCTTAAGATTCGCTAATACGATTTTCGAACCTATTTGGAATAGAAATTATATCTCGAACATTCAAATTACATCTGCAGAAACTGTTGGCGTAGAAGATAGAGCAGGTTACTACGAGAGCTCAGGAGCGTTAAGGGATATGGTGCAAAACCATTTAACACAAATGCTTGCGATAACAGCAATGGAACCACCTGGGCATTTTGACCCTGAAGCAATAAGGAACGAAAAGGCGAAAGTACTTCAAGCAGCTCACCTTGCAAACGAATTAGAACCATGGAAATGCTGTGTAAGAGGGCAATACTCAAAAGGAGGTAACAAAGCAAATCCAATAGCTGGTTATAGGCAAGAACCTGGTGTTGATCCAAATAGCACAACAGAAACTTATGTAGCCATGAAACTTTTTATTGATAATTGGAGATGGCAAGGCGTGCCATTTTATATACGTACTGGGAAACGACTGGCTAAAAGGACAAGCGAGGTTGTACTTACTTTTCGAGAAGCGCCCGTCCACCTTTTTGATGCTGCTGGGGGAAGTCCTACGTCAAACCAATTAATTCTTAGAATTCAACCCAATGAAGGAGCAGAATTTCGCTTTGAAGTTAAATCACCAGGTTCAGGGATGCGAAGCAGGCCTGTTGAGATGGAATTTTCATATGACGAATCATTTGGAGAGCCTTCTGATGAAGGCTATGTAAGGCTTTTAGCAGATGCGATGCTGGGCGATCCGACTCTTTTCACTAGAAGTGATGAAGTTGAGGCGGCTTGGCGCTTATACACACCTTTACTTGAATTAATAGAAGATAGTCCTTGGCAGCTTCCGATTTATCAATATGAAGCACGCACATGGGGTCCAGCGGAATCGGATGCCTTATTAGCTAAAGACCAACTACTCTGGCGAAGACCTTGA
- a CDS encoding FAD-binding oxidoreductase, which yields MSYSEANVIAGGLAHIPIIVGVFGFIQSFILKRTQTKVNDKTSQASPSTPEKKPTSAPPAPAKTVKKQAHANVPVNTYKPKTPFIGTVKENYSLLKEGAIGRVHHITFDLANGDPLLKYVEGQSIGIIPAGEDAKGKPLKIRLYSIASTRHGDDFKGDTVSLCVRQLQYEKDGQTIDGVCSTYLCDIKPGDKVKITGPVGKEMLLPDNEDANIIMLATGTGIAPMRAYLRKMFEPSERQKNNWNYKGNAWLFMGAPKTENLLYDSDFEHYKSQFPNNLRYTKAISREQKNSKGGRMYIQDRVLEHAEEIFSMIEDPKTHIYLCGLKGMEPGIDEAMNKAAASKGLKWDELRPQLKKQGRWHVETY from the coding sequence ATGTCTTATTCGGAAGCAAATGTAATCGCCGGCGGTCTCGCTCATATTCCCATCATTGTTGGGGTATTTGGCTTTATTCAATCATTTATCCTCAAAAGGACCCAGACCAAGGTTAATGATAAAACCAGTCAGGCAAGCCCTAGTACTCCTGAAAAGAAACCGACATCAGCACCTCCTGCTCCAGCCAAGACAGTTAAAAAGCAGGCACACGCAAATGTTCCCGTTAATACTTACAAGCCAAAAACACCCTTCATTGGCACTGTAAAAGAAAACTATTCACTTCTTAAGGAAGGAGCTATTGGCAGAGTTCATCACATAACTTTTGATCTTGCTAATGGCGATCCATTGCTGAAATATGTTGAAGGTCAAAGTATTGGAATCATTCCTGCAGGTGAGGATGCCAAAGGCAAACCGCTTAAGATACGTCTTTATTCGATTGCCAGTACAAGGCATGGAGATGATTTCAAAGGCGACACTGTCTCTTTATGTGTGCGTCAGCTTCAATATGAGAAAGACGGTCAAACAATTGATGGGGTATGTTCTACATATCTTTGCGATATCAAGCCAGGCGACAAAGTAAAAATAACTGGGCCTGTCGGGAAAGAAATGCTTCTCCCAGACAATGAAGACGCAAATATAATTATGCTTGCGACAGGAACAGGTATAGCTCCTATGAGAGCTTATCTCCGCAAAATGTTTGAGCCATCAGAGAGACAAAAGAACAATTGGAATTACAAAGGTAATGCTTGGCTTTTCATGGGTGCTCCAAAAACAGAAAACCTTCTTTACGATTCTGATTTTGAGCATTACAAGTCTCAATTCCCAAATAATCTGCGCTATACAAAGGCGATTAGCCGAGAACAAAAGAATTCAAAGGGAGGCAGAATGTACATACAAGACAGAGTCCTTGAGCATGCAGAGGAAATATTCTCAATGATTGAGGACCCTAAAACTCATATTTACCTATGCGGATTAAAGGGTATGGAGCCTGGGATAGATGAAGCCATGAATAAAGCTGCTGCCTCAAAAGGGTTGAAATGGGACGAACTAAGGCCTCAATTAAAGAAACAAGGAAGATGGCATGTTGAAACTTATTGA
- the malQ gene encoding 4-alpha-glucanotransferase, with product MDKPSIPYEPRFHGVLLHPSALPNANICGGFGKEARKWLKLLASNGISVWQVLPLSPADQTGSPYSSPSSFALNPWFLDVEDLVADGFLSPTILDELTQGEEYCNSVDFDLANLRSEKLGQALREKWTSLRESLHKEFKNWVSKQFWLEDHALFMELKRQNSGLPWWEWPQSFASHNKKELNKLKHKYKDKLLEHFLLQWHLERQWLKIKTLAKDSGVLLFGDLPFYVSRDSADVWANRSLFSVLSDGSLYKQSGVPPDYFSETGQLWGTPVYRWKMHKKTHFNWWRKRVLRQWAQFDLLRIDHFRALKGFWAVPGNHNTAQDGYWFPSPGLKLLKSLFLDNNFKLPLVAEDLGIITQDVELLRDFFDLPGMKILQFAFDGNSGNPYLPENINRYRSVVYTGTHDNPTTLSWWSSAGDDVKNSVSNYLQSDIASPPWKLIEVGLRTKACLFIAPIQDLLSLDDKARFNIPGTISGNWKWRLNKFDEELFTALKDYGDLGRNCDRQFENVYSLLN from the coding sequence ATGGATAAACCATCTATACCCTATGAACCACGTTTTCATGGTGTATTGCTCCACCCTTCTGCTTTGCCTAATGCAAACATTTGCGGTGGATTTGGCAAGGAAGCAAGAAAATGGTTGAAATTATTAGCAAGTAATGGCATTAGTGTTTGGCAGGTATTACCTTTATCACCTGCTGATCAAACTGGATCACCATATAGTTCACCATCTAGCTTTGCTTTAAATCCATGGTTTCTTGATGTAGAAGACCTTGTTGCTGATGGCTTTCTTTCTCCCACTATTCTTGATGAACTTACCCAAGGAGAGGAATATTGTAATTCGGTAGATTTCGACTTGGCTAATCTTCGCAGCGAAAAGTTAGGCCAAGCATTAAGAGAAAAATGGACAAGTTTAAGAGAATCTCTCCACAAGGAATTTAAGAATTGGGTGTCTAAGCAGTTTTGGTTAGAAGACCATGCTCTATTTATGGAATTAAAACGTCAGAATTCCGGACTTCCATGGTGGGAATGGCCCCAATCTTTTGCTTCTCATAATAAAAAAGAACTAAATAAACTAAAGCATAAATACAAAGATAAGTTATTAGAACACTTTTTGCTGCAATGGCATTTAGAACGTCAATGGTTAAAAATTAAAACCTTGGCAAAAGATTCTGGTGTACTGCTTTTCGGAGATTTGCCTTTCTATGTTTCGCGTGATAGTGCAGATGTTTGGGCTAATAGATCTTTGTTTTCAGTACTCTCTGATGGAAGTCTATATAAGCAAAGTGGAGTTCCTCCCGATTATTTCTCTGAAACAGGGCAACTTTGGGGGACGCCTGTTTATAGGTGGAAAATGCATAAAAAAACTCATTTCAATTGGTGGAGGAAAAGAGTTTTAAGGCAATGGGCTCAATTTGACTTATTGCGAATAGATCACTTTCGTGCTTTAAAAGGATTTTGGGCAGTCCCTGGCAATCATAATACTGCTCAAGATGGTTACTGGTTTCCTTCGCCAGGACTGAAATTGCTAAAGAGTCTCTTTCTTGACAATAATTTCAAACTTCCTTTAGTAGCAGAGGACCTAGGCATCATTACGCAGGATGTTGAATTGCTTCGTGATTTCTTTGATTTGCCAGGGATGAAAATTCTTCAATTTGCATTTGACGGCAACTCAGGGAACCCTTACTTGCCTGAGAATATTAATAGATATCGATCTGTTGTGTATACCGGAACACATGACAATCCGACAACTTTAAGTTGGTGGTCAAGTGCCGGGGATGATGTTAAAAACAGTGTATCTAATTACTTGCAATCAGATATTGCGTCTCCTCCCTGGAAATTGATAGAAGTTGGATTGAGAACAAAGGCATGCTTATTTATTGCTCCTATTCAGGACTTATTATCATTAGATGATAAGGCACGCTTTAACATACCAGGAACTATCTCAGGTAATTGGAAATGGAGATTAAATAAATTTGATGAAGAGCTTTTTACTGCACTTAAAGATTATGGCGATTTAGGTAGAAATTGTGATCGTCAATTTGAGAATGTATATTCTTTATTGAATTAA
- a CDS encoding SRPBCC family protein: protein MGRNERTIEQTMEVLPKGTRRLAAQLRTSATFDALWTILTTYDQLSNFIPNLSSSKLLSRQANRVELRQVGSQVFLGFTFTAEVLLELFEEKDKGLLKFNLIEGDFRRFEGSWLITPSQNKCDTSLVYELTVQGALGMPVGLIENRLRQDLANNLLAVERAALGTA, encoded by the coding sequence ATGGGAAGAAACGAGAGAACTATTGAGCAAACTATGGAAGTTCTGCCTAAAGGGACTAGAAGGCTTGCTGCTCAATTGCGAACAAGTGCCACCTTCGATGCCTTATGGACAATCCTTACTACATACGATCAATTAAGTAATTTCATACCCAATTTGAGCAGTAGTAAGTTGCTTTCTAGACAAGCTAATCGTGTAGAGCTAAGACAGGTTGGTTCTCAAGTATTTTTAGGATTTACTTTTACGGCAGAAGTCCTGCTTGAGCTTTTTGAAGAAAAAGACAAGGGACTTTTGAAATTTAATTTGATTGAAGGCGACTTTCGGCGATTTGAAGGATCATGGTTGATCACACCTTCGCAAAACAAGTGTGACACCTCACTGGTATACGAATTAACTGTGCAAGGAGCCTTAGGCATGCCTGTGGGGCTTATAGAAAATAGATTAAGGCAAGACCTGGCCAATAACCTGTTGGCCGTTGAGAGAGCCGCTCTAGGGACTGCGTAA
- a CDS encoding histidine kinase codes for MATKKERRDLKLLLVANRQHLSRKDIISLVNFLESEECGFNISLQLSDPSEQPELLELHRLVAIPALIKINPQPKQIFAGSTIFQQLKNWLPRWEQEGLISSVDLNLRNPENDNGGLTRRELLLEDELLVLRQENETLSARVEAQERLLRMVAHELRTPLSAAVLAMQSQELGQINQEKFQEVVKRRLEEIELLSKDLLEVGSTRWEALFNPQKANLTSITAEVILELEKFWLARGVGVNTDIPSDLPKVFADQRRMRQVLLNLIENSLKFSKDGETISITMLHRTNQWVQVSICDNGPGIPEEEQQRIFLDRVRLPQTSSDTAGFGIGLSVCRRIVEVHGGKIWVVSEPGKGSCFHFTVPVWNGDDKS; via the coding sequence GTGGCTACTAAAAAAGAAAGGAGGGATCTAAAACTACTTTTGGTGGCAAACAGGCAGCATCTTTCTCGCAAAGATATAATTTCACTGGTAAATTTCCTAGAATCTGAAGAATGTGGTTTCAACATTTCCTTACAGTTATCTGATCCTAGTGAGCAACCAGAACTTTTAGAGCTGCATAGGCTTGTTGCAATCCCAGCATTAATAAAAATAAACCCTCAGCCAAAACAGATTTTTGCAGGAAGTACCATTTTTCAACAACTTAAAAACTGGCTGCCAAGGTGGGAGCAAGAGGGACTTATAAGTAGCGTAGATTTAAACCTTAGAAACCCTGAAAATGATAATGGAGGACTAACAAGAAGAGAATTACTTCTAGAAGACGAACTTCTCGTATTGCGCCAAGAGAATGAGACACTTTCAGCAAGAGTTGAGGCCCAGGAAAGACTATTGAGGATGGTTGCCCATGAATTAAGAACTCCTTTATCAGCAGCAGTTCTAGCAATGCAAAGTCAAGAACTTGGGCAAATTAACCAAGAGAAATTTCAAGAAGTAGTTAAAAGGAGACTTGAAGAAATCGAACTATTATCAAAAGATTTACTTGAAGTTGGTAGTACTAGATGGGAAGCATTGTTTAATCCTCAAAAAGCTAATTTAACAAGTATCACAGCGGAAGTTATTCTTGAGCTAGAGAAGTTTTGGCTAGCAAGGGGTGTAGGAGTTAATACAGATATTCCATCTGACCTACCAAAAGTTTTTGCTGATCAGAGAAGAATGAGGCAAGTACTTTTAAACCTTATAGAAAATTCACTTAAATTTTCAAAAGATGGTGAAACTATTTCAATAACAATGTTACACAGAACTAATCAATGGGTTCAGGTAAGTATTTGTGACAATGGTCCTGGGATACCTGAAGAAGAACAGCAAAGGATATTCTTAGACCGAGTACGTTTACCCCAAACATCCAGTGATACAGCTGGCTTCGGGATAGGCCTTTCAGTGTGCAGACGCATTGTTGAAGTGCATGGTGGCAAGATCTGGGTAGTGTCTGAACCAGGCAAAGGTTCGTGTTTTCATTTTACAGTTCCTGTGTGGAATGGAGATGACAAGTCATAG